A segment of the Siphonobacter curvatus genome:
TCGGATTTCCGGTCAAAGGTCGTAAACGCATAATTGGCCGTCAGCTTTCCGAGTTTGTGCGTATACTCAAAACCCGTACCGGCCATTTTCATGGTATTGGTATAGTCATAGTTCGTACTATCGGTAAAAGCTCCGGCATCTAGCTCGTTTCGATACCAGGAATACATACCACGTACTTTCCAGAGCAACTTCGACCCCAGTTGAATCCCACCGTTGAACAGGGCATTGTCCTGCCAGAACCCATCTTTGTCGAAGTTTTGATTGCCTTTCGCATCGTGTGCCGCCGAAAACCCATCGGAGCGTAACCGCGTGTACTGGGCGTTGAAATATCCGGCTTTGGAAGAACTGTTCAGGCCCACCGTACTCCGAAACGTACCATAACTTCCCGCCTGTACCGTCGCCGAAGCTCCTAACGGACGGTCGCCTTCTTTTCGGGTGAAAATATTGATGACCCCCGCCACGGCATCGGAACCGTACAGGGTAGACTGGGCTCCTTTGAGAATTTCGATCCGTTCGATTTCGCCCACGGAGAGTAAGTTTAGATCGAAGGTGTTATTGATGCCGGAGGGGTCGTAAATGGGTACGCCGTCGAGCAGAATCAAGGTATTGCCCTGACCAGCTCCGCGTGCGTATACATCCTGGTTGGTACCGAGAGGTCCCTGGGTCCCAACCACCATAAAGCCGGCCTGACGCGAAAGCAATTCACCGACGGACTGCGTAGCATATTTTTGGAGGACTGAATCCGGTAACACGGTGACGACTTTTCCGGTCTGGGAAAGTTTCTGATCGGTACGGTTGGCCGTCACAGTGACGGGTTCCAGTTGGGTTTCCTGAGCCCAAACGGCCGTTGTAGCCAACAAAAAGAGAAGGGTACTTTTGGTAAAAACGCTCATCGTTTTCTGAATAAAAGAGATGATGAGCAATCCGGTTACGCGAGGCGAAAGGCATAAACGATACGGACGGGCGTCTGAGCCACCCACCAATAGTCTACCTTTCCTAAACGACTTTTCACCCGAAAGCTCGAAATGGATTTCGTTTCAGGCAGGTCTTCTGGCTCGTTTCACCCCAGACGCCTTCCCATACCGAAACGGGTACAGTGGCGAATTGTCTGGAAATTGGATTGTTTTGGGTTTTGTGTTCAGCGTTTTGAGTTACTATTCATTAGAACCCCAAACGCTAAACTCAACACTCGAAACGATCCCGAAACTTACAGCTACGGGGATAGCCCCGGATTTGCACCGGTGTTCCCTTTTAATCCGGTACCGGGATGTACCGAAACCTAAAACGTCCGCAAAAGTAGGGAAAATAAAAATGCTGACCCGGTATTTCTCCGAATCAGCATTGGGGAATGGGTTTGAGGTGCGATGGGGTTTGAGTAAAGTTTCAAGTGTGAAAAGGTTTGATAGTGGTTTCAGATGAGAGAGGAGCTTGTAAGTACATTCAGATGAACCTATGCTATGAATGTTACTAACCTATTTTGCTCAACCTTGCATTCTACTTAAACTTCAAACTTTACTCTAACTTCAAATCCTATCAAACCACCTTTAAACCTCAAATCTTATTCATAACTCAAGCCATACTGCTTCAGTACCTCTTCGGGTACACCTTCCCAATTGTTGGGGGTGTTTCCTACGTAGCCGAGGTCGTCAAAGCCCATGCGGGTAGTGTAGAAACCGGTAAGCGTCATGTCCCGCATTTTGTTGAAAAAGGCCACTCCCTGTGAGTACTGTGGCTTTGCCTGCTCAGGGTAGGCAATGTCATCGACAATTTCGATTTGCTGGGGCTTCGTCAGTTCTACGAACTTCTTGTTAAAGCGTTTGCGGCTTTCGCTGTCGAGCCAGGCCAGCCCACCCCGCAGGGGCGTCTGGTGTACGGGCTGATCTTTCGCCATAAACTCGATGAACGCGGGTACGCCCGCCTGCGAGGCACTCCCCGACTTCTGATCGGCGGGAAGAATGATGTCGCAGAGGACCGTAATCGTTTTCAGTTCGTGCGGCGTAAAGAACTTTTCCGCCTGAAGTTTAGCATCCCGAATGGCTTCGGATTTCTGCCGTCCGCCGGGAATCTGTAGCGGTTTCTCGGGCGGTGCCGCCACCAGGTCCGTCGAAGGAACCGTAGCCATGCCCAACGACCCGAGTGCAATGGATTTAAGTGTATCGCGACGTTTCATGTGTTTCAGTTTTCAGTTGCCTGTTTTCGGTTTTCAGTGATTAATACTTCTATTCCGTCCAGTCCTGATAATCCAACGCTAGTTCCTGTAATTGATGTTTGTCAGTAGAGCCTTTGTATTTACTTCCCCTGATTTCCGTTTTTGACAGATAGGTAATAAATCCAGCGATCATTTTACCAAGCTCATCGGCATCTGCGTACACTTTTTCAAAGATTTCTGTCGAAATGTACTGACGATCTAATGCTCGGTATAACTGAGATTTGACTTCCGTTAACGAACCTTTGGAGATTCCCAGAAACTGGATAAACTCACCTTTGCTTGCTCGTCCAAAACCCTCAGCAATATTGTCCATGACCAAATCTGCCGAACGCCTGATCTGTCTTCGATGGTCAAAGTCCATGCCAAAGGGACCCGTCCCCATTAATTCAAAAATCAATACGGAAAATACCCTAGCTTTTTGCCAGATTTTTAAATCCTCAAATCGCTGAACGGTAGCCATAATTGAAAACTGTAAACAGAAAACTCTTTATAAATTCTTCTGTTTCACCTGATCAATGATGTAGTCACTCGTTCGCATGGACATCGCCAGGATCGTCCAGGTTACGTTTTTGTCGCCCTGGGTGACGAACGGAGCGGCGTCTACGACGAACAGGTTCTTCACGTCGTGGCCCTGCATAAAAGAGTTCAGAGCGGATTTCTTGGGATCACTGCCCATCCGAACCGTACCGATTTCGTGAATAATTTTGCCGGGAGCTTCCAGACCGTAGTTCTGTTCTTTTCCCGGTTTATTTCCTAACGCAATACCTCCCATTTCATGGATCATTTCTTCAAACGTATCCTGCATGTGCTTGGCCTGCTTCACTTCGTTTTCCGACCATTTGTAGTGGAAACGCAGCGTGGGAATCCCGTATTTATCAACGTTATTCGGATCGATTTCGCAGTAGTTACTTTCCAAGGGAATCGGTTCACCGCGACCGGCCATACCCACGTACGCTCCGTAGAAACGGCGGGCATCTTCTTTCAAACGCGAGCCGTAACCACCCGAAGGCAATGACTTTCCATCGGTATAGGCGTACTTGCCGTTCATGCCGTGAATCCCCATACCGTAGCCGTACATGGGCATACCCATACCACCACCGTACTCGATGTGGTAGCCGCGAGGGAAGTCCAGCTTTTTATTATCCAGCCACCAGGGGGTGTATACGTGCATACCGCCTACGCCGTCTTCGTTGTACCGTTTCCGGTTCATCAGGGCCGGAATGAAGGCCGAACGGCTGGCTCCCGTCGAGTCATTCAGGTATTTACCGATGACCCCGCTAGAGTTAGCGAGTCCATTCGGGAAACGGGCCGATTTGGAGTTCAGCAACAGACGGGCTGATTCACAGGAACTAGCCGCCAGTACTACAATCTTTCCGCGTACCGTCCGCTCCTGTAAGGTAGCGGTATCCACGTACGAAACACCCGTACACAATCCGGTTTTCTGATCGGTTAGTACTTCGCGAACCATCGCTCCGTTGATCAGTCGCGTATTCCCCGTTTTGACCGCCGGTTTGCAAAGGCAGGACGAAGAAGAAAAGTCAGCGTATACCTGACAAGCCCGGCCGCACTGCGAGCAGTAGAAACACTGACCGCGTTCGTCGTTAATTTTTTTTGTCAGAATCGATAGACGCGACGGAATAACTGGGATCCCCAGATTTTTACCCGCCTTCTTGAGCATCAATTCGTGCAAACGCGGTTTGGGAGCCGGTAAGAAATGACCGTCGGGTTCGTTACGAAGCCCTTCTTTCGAACCGAAAATACCGATGAGTTTATCGACTTTATCGTAATACGGAGCGACATCGTCATACGTAATCGGCCAGTCATCCCCGATGCCCGTGAGCGTTCCACGACGAAAATCGTCGGGACCGAAACGCAGGGAAATACGGCCCCAGTGATTGGTACGGCCGCCGAGCATCCGGCTACGGAACCAGTGAAATTCGGTACCTGGTGCCGCTGAATACGGTTCGCCTTCCAATTGCCAGCCTCCCCAGGCGGCGTCGAAATCGCCGAAGGGACGTGTGGTACTGGCTCCACGGCGAGGGGATTCCCAGGGGAATTTCAATTGCGTAATGTACTTGGGATCAGCAGGATCGTAGTAACCTCCTGCTTCCAGTAAACAGACTTTGGCTCCGGCTTTCGATAACTGATAAGCCGCCATGCCGCCACCCGCACCCGAGCCAACGATGATAACATCGAATACTTCGGGCGTTTCCTGGATGTGGAAATTGCTCATAAGCAGTGCGTGAAGAAATAGGTATAGACTCGTTGTTGGTACTGAAACTTAAAGGTAAAGATTTGTACGCTTACTTCTAGAGAAGTTAGGCTTTGAAGCAAGTAGAATTTTTCCAAGAAGGTATAGAATTCTTCACCGGAATAAAAAAGCTTACTTCAAAGCCTCAGCTTTCTTTGGACGTATTGCCTTAGAAACGCTGCAATTACTTAAAAATTTTACGAATTAGTTCTGATCGACGGGTTCTAAACGACTCGTGATGGAATTCCATAGATCAATCCGCTGACGAATCGATTCCTCCGCCGTGGCAATGGCTTCCTGCCATTTGGTCTCGTCGTTACCACAGAGTTCTTGCACCATGGCTTCCGCCAGATGACCATGATGCCCCCCGTCTACTTCAATGTGTCGTTCGAGGTAGTACCGGAAGGTGTCGAGCTGACCCGGAAAGCGTTCGTTGAGATTACGTACTAATTCGATGAACAGATCCGGAATCAGGTCTTCGCGTCCGTAGGTAAATGCGGCGGCGATTTCGTGGGGACGATTGCGATCAATAACGGAAAACGTAAAAGCTACGAATTGCCGGGCTCCTTCGGGAATGCTGGCATTTTCCAAAGCTTCAGTTACGGATTTACCCTGCCGCAGGTCGGCTACGAAGGCTTCAATAACCGTGGTATCGGCCTGTAATTCCTGCATGGCCCGCAGGTATAATTCATAGTGGCTCATGCGTACGCCGTGCTGGTCGACGTCACTTTCCTCACCCGTAACGATTTCATTAATCAGATACGCCGTGTTCCCTGAAGCCGTTGGTAACCAGGGCACTTGCACGCAGGTTAATTGCCGTTGCAGGGCTTTGAGCAGCGACATAAAGTCCCAGACGGCAAAGGCGTGACTTTGGGTAAAGACCCGTAGAGCCTCAATGGAGTGAATACGGTGATAGACGGAGTGTTCAATTAACTGCTGACGTAAGGGGTCCAGTCGTTCGTTGAGCAGACTTTGGTACATTGCTTTGGGGATTGATTTGCGGTGATGTAGTAAGGTTCGCTACATAAAGAAAGAGGCCGATGGCAAGCCACCGACCTCTTTTGCTTGATTATATGGAATAACCTTTCAATTACTTCAACAGTTCTTTACGCGTCAAAATCGTCTCGAACATTTTGATGTCGTGCTCCGAATTGAAGACATTGAAAGGAAGGTAGAGATACTGATATTTTCCTAAAATGAACAGATACGCATCTTTCTCCTTCTGTACCGACTGAATCATATTCCAGGGCAACTGACCTCCTTCTTTCTTCTCGCGGTTTTTCCAGACAAAGATCTGACGGTTATCGAATTCATAAACGAATTTTTCAAACATCTGCTTATTCTGTTCCACCTGCGTAGTAGCCGTGAACTGCATAGCCCGGAACAAACCGAAACCTACTGCACCTAAGACGGCTACCAGATAAATCCACCAGTTGGCATACGCATTAGTGACGTTCAGAACTACGTTGATGATAATTACAGCCACGGGGATCAGAAACCAGAACCATTCCTGCTTAACCCAGTCACGCAGGGCCAGGTTAATGTACTTTTTGGGTTCAAGGCCATATTTTTTCGTGCGAACGCCCTGGGGCATTCCCATCTGACCGCTGTTAATGTAGGGCTGTTGGTAGCGATTTACCGGAACTTTTGCCATTTCTTCAGTAGTGAAAAACTAAATAACGAAAATCGGGAAACTTGACGGGCTTGCTGACCGATTCTCATCGAAAGTACAAAAATACGAAAAGGCGGGTGTACTAAATGATGTCGGCTCCGAGAATATCTTATTGACGGTCAATTTTATGATTTTTCCGGCGTACTATGGTTTCTGTACGAAGCGGACCCCGTAAATTCGGCCATGATTTCGACTGAAAAAACTTTGCTCCTGAATCCGGAACAACTCAAGCAGAAGTTACGCCGGATTGCTTTTGAGGTCTACGAAACCAATTTTGAAGAGCGGGAAATCGTTCTGGCGGGCATCGTAGGTCAGGGTGTCGTGATGGCAACCCTGCTGAAAGAACAACTGGAAGCCATTTCGCCGCTAAAGGTACAGCAGATTGCTATTCAGCTTCAAAAAACCGACCCCGCCTCCCATGCCATTCAGCTAGACATTGACTCGGCCACGCTGGCGGGCAAATGCGTGATTGTCTGCGATGATGTCCTTTATACGGGCCGTACACTCGCCTACAGCCTGATGCCTTTTTTTCAGACGAAGCTCAAACGCTTACAGGTATCGGTGATGGTCGATCGAAACTACCGCCGCTACCCCGTATCCGCTGATTTCGTCGGCTACGCTCTGATGACCACGCTGAATGATCACATTGAGGTGGTACTGGAAGGTCCCGAGGCGGGCGTGTACCTGCGGTAAGCTCCAACTGTTTTGACTTTTCGGGTACGTTGAAGGTACCTGTGTAACTACTTTTTGCTTTTGAAACGTTTAGCACTTTTTGCTTCGGGTTCGGGTACGAATGTCGAGAATATCGTCCGCTACTTCGACGGTCACGCCGAGATTTCGGTCGAACTGATTCTTTGTAATAACCCTTCGGCGGGCGTCATCGAACGAGCGAATCGCCTGGGCATTCCCATTCGTTTGTTCGATCGGCAGCAATTTCGCTCCGGTGAAGTACGGAGCTGGCTCGAAGAAGCCCGCATCGACTGGGTCATTCTGGCTGGATTTCTCTGGCTGGTACCCAAAGAACTGGTCGAAGCTTTCCCCAATCGAATTCTTAATATCCATCCGGCCTTACTGCCTTCGTATGGCGGCAAGGGTATGTACGGCGACCGCGTACACGAAGCGGTCGTTGCCGCGAATGAAACGCAATCGGGTATTACGATTCACCTCGTCAACGAACATTACGACGAGGGAAATA
Coding sequences within it:
- a CDS encoding phosphoribosyltransferase family protein, with the translated sequence MISTEKTLLLNPEQLKQKLRRIAFEVYETNFEEREIVLAGIVGQGVVMATLLKEQLEAISPLKVQQIAIQLQKTDPASHAIQLDIDSATLAGKCVIVCDDVLYTGRTLAYSLMPFFQTKLKRLQVSVMVDRNYRRYPVSADFVGYALMTTLNDHIEVVLEGPEAGVYLR
- a CDS encoding DUF3050 domain-containing protein, whose protein sequence is MYQSLLNERLDPLRQQLIEHSVYHRIHSIEALRVFTQSHAFAVWDFMSLLKALQRQLTCVQVPWLPTASGNTAYLINEIVTGEESDVDQHGVRMSHYELYLRAMQELQADTTVIEAFVADLRQGKSVTEALENASIPEGARQFVAFTFSVIDRNRPHEIAAAFTYGREDLIPDLFIELVRNLNERFPGQLDTFRYYLERHIEVDGGHHGHLAEAMVQELCGNDETKWQEAIATAEESIRQRIDLWNSITSRLEPVDQN
- a CDS encoding gluconate 2-dehydrogenase subunit 3 family protein, yielding MKRRDTLKSIALGSLGMATVPSTDLVAAPPEKPLQIPGGRQKSEAIRDAKLQAEKFFTPHELKTITVLCDIILPADQKSGSASQAGVPAFIEFMAKDQPVHQTPLRGGLAWLDSESRKRFNKKFVELTKPQQIEIVDDIAYPEQAKPQYSQGVAFFNKMRDMTLTGFYTTRMGFDDLGYVGNTPNNWEGVPEEVLKQYGLSYE
- a CDS encoding YcxB family protein, whose translation is MAKVPVNRYQQPYINSGQMGMPQGVRTKKYGLEPKKYINLALRDWVKQEWFWFLIPVAVIIINVVLNVTNAYANWWIYLVAVLGAVGFGLFRAMQFTATTQVEQNKQMFEKFVYEFDNRQIFVWKNREKKEGGQLPWNMIQSVQKEKDAYLFILGKYQYLYLPFNVFNSEHDIKMFETILTRKELLK
- a CDS encoding four helix bundle protein → MATVQRFEDLKIWQKARVFSVLIFELMGTGPFGMDFDHRRQIRRSADLVMDNIAEGFGRASKGEFIQFLGISKGSLTEVKSQLYRALDRQYISTEIFEKVYADADELGKMIAGFITYLSKTEIRGSKYKGSTDKHQLQELALDYQDWTE
- a CDS encoding GMC oxidoreductase, which codes for MSNFHIQETPEVFDVIIVGSGAGGGMAAYQLSKAGAKVCLLEAGGYYDPADPKYITQLKFPWESPRRGASTTRPFGDFDAAWGGWQLEGEPYSAAPGTEFHWFRSRMLGGRTNHWGRISLRFGPDDFRRGTLTGIGDDWPITYDDVAPYYDKVDKLIGIFGSKEGLRNEPDGHFLPAPKPRLHELMLKKAGKNLGIPVIPSRLSILTKKINDERGQCFYCSQCGRACQVYADFSSSSCLCKPAVKTGNTRLINGAMVREVLTDQKTGLCTGVSYVDTATLQERTVRGKIVVLAASSCESARLLLNSKSARFPNGLANSSGVIGKYLNDSTGASRSAFIPALMNRKRYNEDGVGGMHVYTPWWLDNKKLDFPRGYHIEYGGGMGMPMYGYGMGIHGMNGKYAYTDGKSLPSGGYGSRLKEDARRFYGAYVGMAGRGEPIPLESNYCEIDPNNVDKYGIPTLRFHYKWSENEVKQAKHMQDTFEEMIHEMGGIALGNKPGKEQNYGLEAPGKIIHEIGTVRMGSDPKKSALNSFMQGHDVKNLFVVDAAPFVTQGDKNVTWTILAMSMRTSDYIIDQVKQKNL
- the purN gene encoding phosphoribosylglycinamide formyltransferase, encoding MKRLALFASGSGTNVENIVRYFDGHAEISVELILCNNPSAGVIERANRLGIPIRLFDRQQFRSGEVRSWLEEARIDWVILAGFLWLVPKELVEAFPNRILNIHPALLPSYGGKGMYGDRVHEAVVAANETQSGITIHLVNEHYDEGNTVFQASFPVEPGDTAAEVARKCHELEYKHYPPVIEEAVLKGIPS